The following proteins are encoded in a genomic region of Streptomyces collinus Tu 365:
- a CDS encoding CynX/NimT family MFS transporter, whose translation MPSTERGASTVARTDETPRTRAWATRLVVVGIVLAALNLRPAITSFGALLEEVRDGLGMSGSVAGLLTSVPPLCFAVFGVTAPRLARRFGPAAVVCAGMVAIAAGLLIRPYAGGAAGFLAASALALMGIAVSNVLMPVIVKRWFPDRVGSMTGLYSMALALGTSAAAALTVPVTHALGGGWRPGLAVWAGLAAAAVLPWLPLVRRRGAAPEPAPSPEPGNPAAVPANPAGERRQAPLRITRSRTAWALAVFFGLQATAAYITMGWMAQIFRDAGVPAGTAGILLAVTMVMGVPLAFVIPRVATRLPHQGPIVLVLGACGLAGYAGLYFAPAAGAWAWAVLLGISNCAFPLALTMVGMRARTGPGVGQLSAFAQSTGYLISIPGPLLVGVLYQHSGGWGLPIALMAALMLPQMVVGFLAGRDRVVEDEAAATR comes from the coding sequence ATGCCTTCGACCGAACGCGGTGCTTCCACCGTCGCGCGCACAGACGAAACACCCCGCACGCGCGCGTGGGCGACCCGGCTCGTCGTGGTCGGCATCGTGCTGGCCGCGCTGAACCTCCGGCCGGCCATCACGAGCTTCGGCGCGCTCCTGGAGGAGGTGCGCGACGGGCTCGGCATGAGCGGCAGCGTGGCCGGACTGCTCACCTCCGTGCCCCCGCTGTGCTTCGCCGTCTTCGGCGTCACCGCGCCCCGGCTGGCCCGCCGCTTCGGACCGGCCGCCGTGGTCTGCGCCGGCATGGTCGCCATCGCCGCCGGCCTGCTGATACGGCCCTACGCGGGCGGCGCGGCCGGCTTCCTGGCAGCGAGCGCGCTCGCCCTGATGGGCATCGCCGTCAGCAACGTGCTCATGCCGGTCATCGTCAAGCGCTGGTTCCCCGACCGGGTCGGCTCCATGACCGGCCTGTACTCCATGGCCCTCGCCCTCGGCACCTCCGCCGCCGCCGCGCTCACGGTGCCCGTCACCCACGCCCTGGGCGGGGGCTGGCGGCCCGGCCTCGCCGTGTGGGCCGGGCTCGCCGCCGCCGCCGTACTGCCCTGGCTGCCGCTGGTGCGGCGCCGGGGAGCGGCCCCCGAACCCGCCCCGTCCCCGGAGCCCGGGAACCCGGCGGCGGTGCCCGCGAACCCGGCGGGGGAGCGGCGGCAGGCTCCGCTGCGCATCACCCGCAGCCGCACCGCCTGGGCGCTCGCCGTCTTCTTCGGGCTCCAGGCGACCGCCGCCTACATCACCATGGGCTGGATGGCGCAGATCTTCCGGGACGCCGGCGTCCCGGCCGGCACCGCGGGCATCCTGCTGGCCGTCACCATGGTGATGGGCGTGCCGCTGGCCTTCGTCATCCCGCGGGTGGCCACCCGGCTGCCCCACCAGGGGCCCATCGTGCTCGTCCTGGGCGCCTGCGGCCTCGCCGGGTACGCGGGCCTGTACTTCGCCCCGGCCGCCGGCGCCTGGGCCTGGGCGGTGCTGCTGGGCATCTCCAACTGCGCGTTCCCGCTGGCGCTGACGATGGTCGGCATGCGCGCCCGGACCGGCCCCGGCGTGGGGCAGCTGTCCGCCTTCGCGCAGAGCACCGGCTACCTGATCTCCATCCCCGGACCGCTGCTGGTCGGCGTCCTCTACCAGCACAGCGGCGGCTGGGGCCTGCCGATCGCCCTGATGGCGGCCCTGATGCTGCCCCAGATGGTCGTGGGCTTCCTGGCCGGCCGCGACCGCGTCGTGGAGGACGAGGCGGCGGCGACACGCTGA
- a CDS encoding FHA domain-containing protein, protein MPELVLESNGRTWTLDASRPYTLGRDPQGDIVFDDARVSWRHATVSFDGRSWVIEDHSSTNGTFVQGRRIDRMEIGPGSAVYLGNATDGPRLNLSGAAAVQQQAAPYAAQGAGAGWAQQAPAQQPAPQADWQPPQQAAPFPQQQSVPPEQYAQKTPGGGAGVPPVHGDRSPTTFHQFSLDRVMRIGRALENDLVVSDLQVSRNHAEFHATPDGRFEIRDLGSHNGTYVNGMPIAKGGTALLGPNDIVGVGHSTFRIVGDRLEEFVDTGEVSFSARHLTVTVDGGKQILKDVSFGVPEKSLIAVIGPSGSGKSTLLKALTGYRPANQGEVLYDNRNLYKQFAELRQRIGLVPQDDILHKELTVKKALKYAAKLRFPADTTAAERDARIDEVLRELKLDIHKDKKVTSLSGGQRKRVSVALELLTKPSLIFLDEPTSGLDPGMDRDVMQLLRGLADDGRTVLVVTHSVAELAICDKLLVMAPGGAVAYFGPPEEALNFFGYDSWADVFSAFENYRDYDWAGRWKGSQHYQMYAADIDAVAPQSVHMPPPQAIKPPKPQGWGSQLMTLIRRYVAVIASDKGFLALTVILPAVLGAVSLLIDSDKGLLVNEAVNPRTGLHVPNGTATTVLLILAVGACFAGAANSVRELIKERVIYERERATGLSRSAYLMSKVVVLGAVTVLQGLMVGLIGFSSREIPGEGVVLGHSTLLELCLPVMALGFTSMMFGLVISSLVKTAEKTMPLLVMFAIIQVVFTGCLFTLHGTPGVNEFSYLMPSRWAVAAAGATLDFNNIAPNADDPTSTDPLWNHTAGAWSLDMIALIVLGVACGFLVARFLRRHEPEVMRK, encoded by the coding sequence GTGCCGGAACTCGTACTGGAATCAAACGGACGGACCTGGACGCTCGATGCGTCCAGGCCCTACACCCTGGGCCGCGATCCGCAGGGTGACATCGTCTTCGACGACGCCAGGGTCTCCTGGCGCCACGCCACGGTCAGTTTCGACGGCCGCAGTTGGGTCATCGAGGACCACAGCAGCACCAACGGCACCTTCGTGCAGGGCCGGCGGATCGACCGCATGGAGATCGGCCCCGGCTCGGCGGTGTACCTGGGCAACGCGACCGACGGCCCGCGGCTGAACCTCTCCGGTGCCGCGGCCGTCCAGCAGCAGGCGGCGCCGTACGCCGCGCAGGGGGCGGGAGCGGGCTGGGCGCAGCAGGCGCCGGCGCAGCAACCGGCGCCGCAGGCCGACTGGCAACCACCGCAGCAGGCCGCGCCGTTCCCGCAGCAGCAGAGCGTCCCGCCGGAGCAGTACGCGCAGAAGACGCCCGGTGGCGGCGCGGGGGTGCCGCCGGTCCACGGCGACCGCAGCCCCACCACGTTCCACCAGTTCTCGCTCGACCGTGTGATGCGCATCGGCCGTGCCCTGGAGAACGACCTGGTCGTCTCCGACCTGCAGGTCTCGCGTAACCACGCCGAGTTCCACGCCACACCCGACGGCCGGTTCGAGATCCGCGACCTGGGCTCGCACAACGGCACGTACGTCAACGGTATGCCGATCGCCAAGGGCGGTACGGCGCTGCTCGGCCCGAACGACATCGTCGGCGTCGGCCACTCCACCTTCCGCATCGTCGGCGACCGCCTCGAGGAGTTCGTCGACACCGGTGAGGTCTCCTTCTCGGCGCGCCACCTGACCGTCACGGTCGACGGCGGCAAGCAGATCCTCAAGGACGTCTCCTTCGGTGTCCCGGAGAAGTCCCTGATCGCGGTGATCGGCCCGTCGGGATCCGGCAAGTCGACCCTGCTCAAGGCGCTGACCGGCTACCGGCCCGCCAACCAGGGCGAGGTGCTGTACGACAACCGGAACCTGTACAAGCAGTTCGCCGAGCTGCGCCAGCGCATCGGTCTGGTCCCGCAGGACGACATCCTGCACAAGGAGCTGACCGTCAAGAAGGCGCTGAAGTACGCGGCCAAGCTGCGCTTCCCCGCCGACACCACGGCCGCCGAGCGCGACGCCCGCATAGACGAGGTGCTGCGCGAGCTGAAGCTGGACATCCACAAGGACAAGAAGGTCACGTCCCTGTCCGGTGGCCAGCGCAAGCGTGTCTCGGTGGCGCTCGAGCTGCTCACCAAGCCGTCGCTGATCTTCCTGGACGAGCCGACGTCCGGTCTCGACCCGGGCATGGACCGCGACGTCATGCAGCTGCTGCGCGGCCTCGCCGACGACGGCCGCACGGTCCTCGTGGTGACCCACTCCGTGGCCGAGCTGGCGATCTGCGACAAGCTCCTGGTGATGGCGCCGGGCGGTGCGGTGGCCTACTTCGGCCCGCCGGAGGAGGCGCTGAACTTCTTCGGCTACGACAGCTGGGCCGACGTCTTCTCCGCCTTCGAGAACTACCGCGACTACGACTGGGCGGGCCGCTGGAAGGGCTCGCAGCACTACCAGATGTACGCCGCGGACATCGACGCGGTCGCCCCGCAGTCCGTACACATGCCGCCGCCGCAGGCCATCAAGCCGCCCAAGCCGCAGGGCTGGGGCTCGCAGCTGATGACCCTGATCCGGCGCTACGTGGCGGTCATCGCCTCCGACAAGGGCTTCCTGGCCCTGACGGTGATCCTGCCCGCCGTGCTCGGCGCGGTCAGCCTGCTGATCGACAGCGACAAGGGGCTGCTGGTCAACGAGGCGGTCAACCCGAGGACCGGGCTGCACGTGCCCAACGGCACCGCGACCACGGTCCTGCTGATCCTCGCCGTCGGCGCGTGCTTCGCGGGTGCCGCGAACTCCGTCCGTGAGCTGATCAAGGAACGGGTCATCTACGAGCGGGAGCGCGCGACCGGCCTGTCCCGTTCGGCGTACCTGATGTCCAAGGTGGTCGTGCTCGGTGCGGTCACGGTGCTGCAGGGCCTGATGGTCGGCCTGATCGGCTTCTCCAGCCGGGAGATCCCCGGGGAGGGGGTCGTCCTCGGTCACTCGACGCTGCTGGAGCTGTGCCTGCCGGTCATGGCGCTCGGCTTCACCTCGATGATGTTCGGCCTGGTGATCTCCTCGCTGGTGAAGACCGCCGAGAAGACCATGCCGCTGTTGGTCATGTTCGCGATCATCCAGGTCGTGTTCACCGGCTGCCTCTTCACCCTGCACGGCACCCCGGGCGTCAACGAGTTCTCGTACCTGATGCCGTCGCGCTGGGCGGTGGCCGCCGCGGGCGCCACGCTGGACTTCAACAACATCGCCCCGAACGCCGATGACCCGACCAGCACCGACCCGCTGTGGAACCACACGGCGGGCGCCTGGAGCCTGGACATGATCGCCCTGATCGTCCTCGGTGTGGCCTGCGGCTTCCTCGTCGCCCGCTTCCTGCGCCGGCACGAGCCGGAGGTCATGCGGAAGTAA
- a CDS encoding SixA phosphatase family protein yields the protein MSVAEPREIVLFRHAKADWPQVSDHERPLAERGRMDAAVAGRKLADTAVTFDLALCSTAVRTRETWKLAVHELAHRPKTHYEERVYEASPGELIAVLNEIPDDVRNAILIGHNPGIHGLAEVLAGGSEGDARERMNRRGFPAAGFAVLTFDGTWKSLEPGVATLTDYWAPSE from the coding sequence ATGAGCGTCGCAGAACCCCGTGAGATCGTCCTCTTCCGGCATGCGAAAGCCGACTGGCCCCAGGTGTCCGACCACGAGCGCCCGCTGGCCGAGCGGGGCCGGATGGACGCCGCCGTCGCCGGACGGAAGCTGGCCGACACCGCCGTCACCTTCGACCTTGCCCTGTGCTCCACCGCGGTCCGGACCCGTGAGACCTGGAAGCTCGCCGTCCACGAACTCGCGCACCGGCCGAAGACCCACTACGAGGAGCGGGTCTACGAGGCCTCGCCCGGGGAGCTGATCGCCGTGCTCAACGAGATCCCGGACGACGTGCGCAACGCGATCCTGATCGGCCACAACCCGGGCATCCACGGCCTGGCCGAGGTGCTGGCCGGCGGCTCCGAGGGCGACGCCCGGGAGCGGATGAACCGCCGTGGCTTCCCCGCCGCCGGCTTCGCGGTGCTCACCTTCGACGGCACCTGGAAGAGCCTGGAGCCGGGCGTGGCCACCCTGACGGACTACTGGGCGCCCTCCGAGTGA
- a CDS encoding SGM_5486 family transporter-associated protein, with protein sequence MPVLDPNPQNGQKKMLLVFGSFLAIFVIIAIIATLASP encoded by the coding sequence ATGCCCGTGCTCGACCCGAACCCCCAGAACGGCCAGAAGAAGATGCTGCTCGTCTTCGGCTCGTTCCTCGCCATCTTCGTGATCATCGCCATCATCGCGACGCTCGCCTCGCCCTGA
- a CDS encoding transglycosylase SLT domain-containing protein has translation MPKNILSSRLSRTLTKQQQKIAIAGVGTLGVAALAFSAVPGNAETVTTGAPAAASAQVAAAPQVKNVKGSLTDQLATDTVKLDTLAAQKKAAADAAAKKQAAADAKKKAADAAARKAAQDRAAQAPANRSAQRPQVQLVAAKTYADNLDGWIRQSLDIMRAKGIPGSYHGLYKNIMRESSGNPRAINDWDVNAINGIPSKGLLQVIPPTFHAYHVAGTSWNIYDPVANITAAANYAADKYGSMDNVNSAY, from the coding sequence ATGCCCAAGAACATCCTCAGTAGCCGTCTCAGTCGCACGCTGACCAAGCAGCAGCAGAAGATCGCCATCGCCGGCGTCGGCACCCTCGGCGTCGCCGCCCTCGCCTTCTCGGCCGTCCCCGGCAACGCCGAAACGGTCACCACCGGCGCACCGGCCGCCGCGTCCGCACAGGTCGCCGCCGCCCCGCAGGTGAAGAACGTCAAGGGCTCGCTGACCGACCAGCTCGCCACCGACACCGTCAAGCTCGACACCCTGGCCGCGCAGAAGAAGGCCGCGGCCGACGCCGCCGCCAAGAAGCAGGCCGCGGCCGACGCGAAGAAGAAGGCCGCCGACGCCGCCGCCCGCAAGGCCGCGCAGGACCGCGCCGCCCAGGCGCCCGCGAACCGCTCCGCGCAGCGCCCGCAGGTCCAGCTCGTCGCCGCGAAGACCTACGCCGACAACCTGGACGGCTGGATCCGGCAGTCCCTGGACATCATGCGCGCCAAGGGCATCCCGGGCAGCTACCACGGCCTGTACAAGAACATCATGCGCGAGTCCTCCGGCAACCCCCGCGCCATCAACGACTGGGACGTCAACGCGATCAACGGCATCCCGTCCAAGGGTCTGCTCCAGGTCATCCCGCCGACCTTCCACGCGTACCACGTCGCCGGCACCTCCTGGAACATCTACGACCCGGTCGCCAACATCACCGCCGCCGCCAACTACGCGGCCGACAAGTACGGCTCGATGGACAACGTCAACAGCGCGTACTGA
- a CDS encoding S-adenosylmethionine:tRNA ribosyltransferase-isomerase gives MSTAVRVPEELSARVPAEQRGPGLDRDSVRLLVSRGTEVTHHAFAELPRLLRAGDLLVVNTSPTLAAAVDGRIGHARVVVHFSTRGDDGRWAVELRDPDGAGTTRARTGTRAGTEVVLPGAGALVLEEPLSARGERLWWARAAGDVRQALRVHGRPIRYSYTERDQPLPVYQTVFALPSADGAGSAEMPSAARPFTARLVTELVSRGVQFAPVTLHTGVASMEAHEPPYPERFAVPEASARAVEAARAGGGRVIAVGTTAVRALESAAGPDGAVGAARGWTDLVVTPGRGVQVVDGLLTGLHEPEASHLLMLEAVAGRAAVERAYAEALRGRYLWHEFGDVHLILPAEAAH, from the coding sequence ATGAGCACGGCGGTGCGGGTGCCGGAGGAGCTGTCCGCGCGGGTGCCGGCCGAGCAGCGGGGGCCGGGTCTCGACCGGGACTCCGTGCGGCTGCTGGTGTCGCGCGGTACGGAGGTGACGCACCACGCGTTCGCCGAGCTGCCGCGGCTGCTGCGGGCGGGGGACCTGCTGGTGGTGAACACCTCGCCCACGCTGGCCGCCGCGGTGGACGGCCGGATCGGGCACGCGCGCGTGGTGGTGCACTTCTCCACGCGGGGTGACGACGGCCGGTGGGCGGTCGAGCTGCGTGATCCGGACGGAGCGGGCACCACGCGCGCGCGGACGGGTACGCGTGCGGGGACGGAGGTGGTGCTGCCCGGAGCGGGGGCGCTGGTGCTGGAGGAGCCGCTGAGCGCGCGCGGGGAGCGGCTGTGGTGGGCCCGGGCCGCGGGGGACGTCCGGCAGGCGCTGCGGGTGCACGGGCGGCCGATCCGCTACTCCTACACGGAGCGGGACCAGCCGCTGCCGGTGTACCAGACGGTGTTCGCGCTGCCCTCGGCGGACGGGGCGGGCAGCGCGGAGATGCCGAGTGCCGCGCGGCCCTTCACCGCGCGCCTGGTGACGGAGCTGGTGAGCCGGGGGGTGCAGTTCGCGCCGGTCACCCTGCACACGGGGGTGGCGTCGATGGAGGCGCACGAGCCGCCGTACCCGGAGCGGTTCGCGGTGCCGGAGGCGTCGGCGCGGGCGGTCGAGGCGGCGCGGGCGGGCGGCGGCCGGGTGATCGCGGTGGGGACGACGGCGGTGCGGGCGCTGGAGTCGGCCGCGGGGCCGGACGGCGCGGTGGGGGCGGCCCGGGGCTGGACGGATCTGGTGGTGACGCCCGGGCGCGGGGTGCAGGTGGTCGACGGGCTGCTGACCGGGCTGCACGAGCCGGAGGCCTCGCATCTGCTGATGCTGGAGGCGGTGGCGGGGCGGGCCGCGGTCGAGCGTGCCTACGCGGAGGCGCTGCGGGGCCGCTATCTGTGGCACGAGTTCGGGGACGTGCATCTCATCCTCCCCGCCGAGGCGGCTCACTGA
- a CDS encoding streptophobe family protein — translation MSARGVGTARHGTRLPWADILLSAIAAVSWALIGMAGTAALGLHLLRADTEGSLGPMTAAVVALGAGGSVSPSGDVSAFGLKGAEAHTAVEITPLGVSLVGALLLAWFFLRSLRTAGVVIAPAELLARAGSVTALFVATLGGLAWAGHDVVTIDGGALGLDRLPGGAGKGGGLDIPGVGDVGGLLPDRIGDLIHAKAAVGFTVDTAPTLLGGLGWCAGVLLIALFASRRTPLPAGWDAVHRVVRPAVSALVTVLLVAVAAGLAAAVYAAIGDDHPRRIAGAALLGAPNGVWLGVPIGLFVPWDGRATGVLGTVLPDPLDRLLSSNSDEPVTLGRLAELDGRVWLLAVAAALMMLLAGVLTAVRTPVDGRVGAAGFAGRCALRLGTVTALALPFLGRLADVSVTASLSVLGFDAFGAGIELHGHLGTALLLGAVWGAGAGAVGALLARATGAAGVRAVLPGRDTGTGAAGPRDPRGPGGPGGPGGPSRSGGSGGSGGFAGSGRPGSGSVGGRAGGGGTGGGEAGPYLPNRPYRPPNPDTNPYLEVPRELRAEPEDARPPAAGDARPPTAGDTRPPTAGDTRPPTAGDEVHGAPTVVRPLGQTPPTPRGRGRAPGRPGGQGSPDDGQAGPPPPPPLPPRPKGGPTGGPGGGPRR, via the coding sequence ATGAGTGCCAGGGGCGTCGGGACCGCACGGCACGGCACACGGCTGCCGTGGGCGGACATCCTGCTGTCCGCGATCGCCGCCGTGAGCTGGGCGTTGATAGGGATGGCGGGCACGGCCGCGCTGGGTCTGCACCTGCTGCGGGCGGACACCGAGGGCTCTCTCGGCCCCATGACGGCGGCTGTCGTGGCCCTCGGGGCGGGTGGTTCGGTGTCACCATCGGGCGATGTGTCCGCTTTCGGGCTGAAGGGCGCCGAGGCCCACACGGCCGTCGAGATCACGCCACTCGGGGTGAGCCTGGTCGGAGCCCTGCTGCTGGCGTGGTTCTTCCTGCGGTCCCTGCGCACGGCCGGAGTTGTGATCGCGCCGGCCGAACTCCTCGCCCGCGCGGGCTCGGTGACCGCCCTGTTCGTGGCGACGCTGGGCGGCCTCGCGTGGGCGGGGCACGACGTCGTCACGATCGACGGCGGCGCGCTCGGCCTCGACCGGCTGCCGGGCGGCGCGGGCAAGGGCGGCGGCCTCGACATCCCCGGCGTGGGCGACGTCGGCGGCCTGCTGCCGGACCGGATCGGCGACCTGATCCACGCCAAGGCGGCCGTCGGCTTCACCGTGGACACCGCGCCCACCCTGCTCGGCGGCCTCGGCTGGTGCGCCGGTGTCCTGCTGATCGCCCTGTTCGCCTCCCGCCGCACCCCGCTGCCGGCCGGCTGGGACGCCGTGCACCGGGTGGTGCGGCCCGCCGTCTCGGCCCTCGTCACCGTGCTGCTCGTGGCCGTGGCCGCCGGGCTCGCGGCGGCAGTGTACGCGGCGATCGGCGACGACCACCCGCGCCGGATCGCGGGCGCGGCCCTGCTGGGCGCCCCCAACGGCGTGTGGCTCGGCGTCCCCATCGGTCTCTTCGTCCCCTGGGACGGCCGGGCGACCGGCGTCCTCGGCACCGTGCTGCCCGACCCGCTCGACCGGCTCCTGAGCTCGAACTCCGACGAGCCCGTCACGCTGGGCCGGCTGGCCGAGCTGGACGGGCGGGTGTGGCTGCTCGCGGTCGCGGCGGCGCTGATGATGCTGCTCGCCGGAGTGCTCACGGCGGTACGGACCCCGGTGGACGGGCGGGTCGGCGCGGCGGGGTTCGCCGGGCGTTGCGCCCTGCGGCTCGGGACGGTGACCGCGCTCGCCCTGCCCTTCCTCGGCCGGCTGGCGGACGTGTCGGTGACCGCCTCCCTGTCCGTGCTCGGCTTCGACGCCTTCGGCGCGGGCATCGAACTGCACGGACACCTGGGCACGGCGCTGCTCCTGGGCGCCGTCTGGGGCGCCGGCGCCGGGGCGGTGGGAGCACTGCTGGCGCGGGCGACGGGGGCGGCGGGGGTCCGCGCGGTGCTGCCGGGCCGGGACACGGGGACCGGCGCGGCCGGCCCCCGGGACCCGCGCGGCCCTGGCGGGCCAGGCGGGCCAGGCGGCCCAAGCAGGTCGGGCGGGTCGGGCGGCTCGGGCGGCTTCGCGGGAAGCGGGCGGCCGGGGAGCGGGAGCGTCGGCGGCCGCGCCGGGGGCGGCGGCACCGGGGGTGGTGAAGCCGGGCCGTACCTGCCGAACAGGCCGTACCGGCCGCCGAATCCCGACACCAACCCCTATCTCGAGGTGCCGCGGGAGCTGAGGGCGGAGCCCGAGGACGCGAGGCCTCCGGCGGCCGGGGACGCGAGGCCTCCGACGGCCGGGGACACGAGGCCTCCGACGGCCGGGGACACGAGGCCTCCGACGGCCGGGGACGAGGTGCACGGCGCTCCCACCGTCGTCCGGCCGCTCGGGCAGACTCCCCCGACGCCCCGCGGACGGGGGCGCGCGCCGGGCCGGCCGGGCGGCCAGGGCTCGCCGGACGACGGGCAGGCCGGGCCTCCCCCACCGCCCCCGCTCCCGCCGCGGCCGAAGGGCGGCCCGACCGGTGGCCCAGGGGGTGGACCGCGCCGGTGA
- the serB gene encoding phosphoserine phosphatase SerB, protein MSASQTSEVPTLLVKIFGKDRPGITAGLFDTLAAYTVDVVDIEQVVTRGRLVLCALVTHPPAGLEGDLRATVHSWAESMKMQAEIISGHGDNRPRGLGRSLVTVLGHPLTAESTAAIAARIAKAGGNIDRIFRLAKYPVTAVEFAVSGVETEPLRTALASDAAALGVDIAVVSAGLHRRAQRLVVMDVDSTLIQDEVIELFAAHAGCEDKVAEVTAAAMRGELDFEQSLHARVALLEGLDASVVEKVRNEVRLTPGARTLIRTLKRLGFQVGVVSGGFTQVTDDLKERLGLDFAQANTLEIVDGRLTGRVTGEIVDRAGKARLLRRFAAEAGVPLAQTVAIGDGANDLDMLNAAGLGVAFNAKPVVREAAHTAVNFPFLDTVLYLLGITREEVEAADTHDEG, encoded by the coding sequence ATGAGCGCTTCGCAGACCTCCGAGGTCCCCACTCTCCTCGTCAAGATCTTCGGCAAGGACAGGCCGGGCATCACGGCCGGCCTCTTCGACACCCTCGCCGCCTACACCGTCGACGTCGTCGACATCGAGCAGGTCGTCACGCGGGGCCGCCTGGTCCTGTGCGCGCTGGTCACCCACCCGCCGGCCGGGCTCGAGGGCGACCTGCGGGCGACGGTGCACAGCTGGGCCGAGTCGATGAAGATGCAGGCGGAGATCATCTCGGGACACGGCGACAACCGCCCCCGAGGTCTCGGGCGCTCCCTGGTGACGGTGCTCGGTCACCCGCTCACCGCCGAGTCGACGGCCGCCATCGCCGCCCGGATCGCCAAGGCCGGCGGCAACATCGACCGTATCTTCCGCCTCGCCAAGTACCCGGTGACCGCGGTGGAGTTCGCCGTCTCGGGTGTGGAGACCGAGCCGCTGCGCACGGCCCTGGCCTCGGACGCGGCGGCACTGGGTGTCGACATCGCCGTCGTCTCCGCCGGTCTGCACCGGCGCGCCCAGCGGCTGGTGGTCATGGACGTGGACTCGACCCTCATCCAGGACGAGGTCATCGAGCTGTTCGCGGCGCACGCCGGGTGCGAGGACAAGGTCGCCGAGGTGACGGCGGCGGCGATGCGCGGCGAGCTGGACTTCGAGCAGTCGCTGCACGCGCGCGTGGCGCTGCTGGAGGGACTGGACGCCTCGGTGGTGGAGAAGGTGCGCAATGAGGTCCGGCTGACGCCGGGCGCGCGCACGCTCATCCGCACCCTGAAGCGCCTCGGCTTCCAAGTCGGCGTCGTGTCAGGCGGGTTCACCCAGGTCACGGACGATCTGAAGGAGCGCCTGGGGCTGGACTTCGCGCAGGCCAACACGCTGGAGATCGTCGACGGCCGGCTGACCGGGCGGGTCACCGGCGAGATCGTGGACCGCGCGGGCAAGGCGCGGCTGCTGCGCCGGTTCGCCGCGGAGGCCGGGGTGCCGCTGGCGCAGACGGTGGCGATCGGGGACGGCGCCAACGACCTGGACATGCTGAACGCGGCCGGTCTCGGTGTCGCCTTCAACGCCAAGCCGGTGGTCCGCGAGGCCGCGCACACGGCCGTGAACTTCCCCTTCCTGGACACGGTGCTCTACCTGCTGGGCATCACCCGCGAAGAGGTCGAGGCGGCCGACACCCACGACGAGGGCTGA